In Rhodanobacter humi, the genomic stretch CCTCGCGCAGCAGGCGGGTGACCGGGCGGCCGCGCCGCGCCAGTTCACGCCAGGTGTTGATCGCCAGCGAGGTATTGCCGATCACCACGAAGTGGTTTTCCCGTTTCATGTCCGAACCCTTGCGGTTGACGATGCGTTGCAGGCTGCGGCTGACCATCGGCGCGATCACCGCGGTCAGCGAGGTCGCGAACACCGCCACGCCGAGCACGATCACCGACACCGCGAACAGTTTCGCCTCGGGCGTCACCGGCACGATGTCGCCGTAGCCCACCGTGCTCATGGTGACCATCGCGTAGTACAGCGCGGTCGTGAGGTCGGTAATCGCGGGCCGGAAGTCGGCGCCGAGGTAATAGCTGCCGAAGGTGGCGTACATCACCAGCATCGCCACCGAGGTCAGCGCGAACAGCGTGCTGGCGGCCACGCTGGAACGGCTGAAATGCCGCCATGCCGTGAGCAGCGCCACCAGCAGCAGCACGAAGTAGACGAGCAGCACGTGCGCGTGGTGCGCGCCCGCGAGCAAGTTCACCAGCGCGGTGAACGCGAGCAGCAACGCCATCGTCCAGGCCAGCCGCGAACGCAGCAGCAGGCCGATCGCCATGGTGAGCAGGCCCAGCCCGATCAGCAGCGGCGGCAGCACGCTGGGCCGGAGGTCGAACTGGCCGCCAGCGAGGCGCGCGAGGTAGTGCTGCCAGTCCGCGCCCAGGTCCAGCCGCAGCAGCGCCAGCGCGCCCAGCCCCAGCAGCAGCGCCAGCGGGACGTGCGGGAACCAGTAGCTGGTATGCAGCAGCTGCTGCACGCGGTGCCAGAGCGCACGCCAGCGTTGCCGTGTCGTCCTCAGCCACACGATGCATTGATTCCCGGGTTCCGGACCGGCGTTCACCGTAGCAACTGCGGCGCATGCTGCCAAATCGCCGCGTGCGGCGCCCGCGCAAATCGGGGATCATGGCGCCCTTTCCAGCTCACGGTGCCGCCATGAACCAGGTCAACGAAAAGAAACTCGCCGGCGAAGCCGCGCTGCGCTACGTCGAGGACGGCGCCATCGTGGGCGTGGGCACCGGCAGCACGGTGGCGTACTTCATCGACGCGCTGGCCACGATGAAGGACCGCATCAAGGGCGTGGTGTCCAGCTCGGAGCAGTCCACCGCGCAGCTGAAGAAGCACGGCATCGAGGTGTTCGACCTCAACGCCACCGGCCCGCTCGACCTCTACATCGACGGCGCCGACGAATGCGATCCGTTCAAGCGCCTGATCAAGGGCGGCGGCGCGGCGCTCACCCGCGAGAAGATCGTGGCGGCGGCGGCGAGGAAGTTCGTCTGCATCATCGACTCCAGCAAGCGGGTGGACGTGCTGGGCAAGTTCCCGCTGCCGATCGAGGTGATCCCGATGGCGCGCAGCCTGGTCAGCCGCGAGATCGTGAAGCTGGGCGGCCAGCCGGTGTGGCGCGACGGCGTGACCACCGACAACGGCAACTGGATCATCGACGTGCACGGCTGGCAGATCGCCGACCCGGTAGCGCTGGAGCAGCAGCTCAACCAGCTCGCCGGCGTGGTCACCGTGGGCCTATTCGCGCAGCGCCCGGCGGATGTGGTGCTGGTGGGTGACAAGGTGATGTGAGTTGGGGACGCCAACCGCTTCACGACGCCAGGCCCGCGCAGGCGGGAGGGCTCAGTCGAGGTGAGGCACGACGGCGTAAAGCACCCTCTCCCCAACCCCTCTCCCGTGCACGGGAGAGGGGCTTCCACGCCATCACTCACCCGGCGCGAGGATCTTCGTCAGCGGCTTGCCCTGCACGTCGTCGCCGAATTTGATGTGCAGCAGATGCGCGATGGTCGGCGCGACGTCCACGTCGGGGAACGCCGGGATCTCGCCTGCGGGCCGGATGCCTGCTCCCGCGGCGATGAAGATCGCCTGCATCAGCGGGGCGGTGTTGGGGTAGCCGTGGGCGCCGATTTCCACGGTGGGCGTCTCGTAGCGCGGCGTGTCCTTGTCGGGGAATTCGTAGTCGTCGGCCGCGTAGAGCAGCAGGTCGGGCGCCTGATTGCTTTGCGCCGGAATTGGCCAGCCCAGTTTCGCGGCCTCGTCCGGGGTCAGCGCGGCGCGGATGCCAGGCTTGCCCGCGAACAGCTTTTTCAACTCCTGTCGCGAGGCATCGGTGGCATTCTTCTGGAAGACTAGGGCGAAGCCGCCTTCGGGGAGCGCGAACGCGGGCTGCCTGGCGGTAGCGCCCTGCAACCCGGCCTCGCGCAGCGGCACGTTGGGATTCAGCAGGTGGTGCACGCTTTGCTGGCCGTGGTCGGAGACGATGATGAAGGTGGTGTTGGCCAGTTCGCCTTCGGCGCGCACCGCGTCGACGACCTCCTTCACGCGGTCGTCGAGGAAGGCGATGGTGTTGCGTCCCGCATCGTTGCCGTAGCCGGTCGCGTGCTCGATGCTGTCCAATGCCAGCAGGTGCAGCAGCAGCAGGTCGGGATGGTGCTTGCGGATGATGTCGACCGCGGCGCGGGTGTAGATGCGGTCGCGCCAGGCCTGCGAGGGCCGGCCGAAATGCACCAGTTCGTCGCGCGTGACCACGCCCTCTCGCACCAGCTCCTGCTCGACCGCGCCATCCGGATCGGGGTGTTCGGGAAAGCGCCAGGCTATGCTCGGCGCGTGCATGATCGCGACCCAGTCCACCTCGGCGGTGACGAGTCCCGCCGCGTGCGCGGCGTCGTAGACGGTGGGTACGGCAACCAGCTGCGACTTCGGCGCATCCATGTCGATCCGCGGCGGCGTGGCCTCGCGCTGGTTGACGATCAGCCCGTTGACCAGCACGTGGTGTCGGCTGGCGTCGACACCGGTGACCATGCTGGTGTGGTTGGGCCAGGTGATGGTGGGGTTGATCGGCTGCATCGACACCGCATGCACGCCCTGCTGCATCAGCGCGCGCAGCGTGGGCGCGGGCAGCTCGGGCTCTTTCAGGCTCTCGGCGCCGAACGCGTCGAGGCTGATCACGATCACCTTCGGCCGTGGCGTAGTCGTTGTCGCCTGTGCGCCGGGCATCAGCGCGACGAGGCCGGCCAGGAGACCCGCCGCGGCCAACAGGTGCCGCCACCGCTTGCTGCTTGAGACCATCACGCGATCCTCCGTCGGACAAACTGGTCAGTCATGGCTCGCCATCTCGCGCCGCATCGGGGCCGGCGGGGTGCAGCGCGTGTTCGAGCAGCCGGCGCGCCCGCTGCTCCCAGGTTTCCGTGGCGTAGTCCGGATTCCAGGTGAAGGTGGCCACGCTCTCGGGCGGCATCGTGTACCGGAAATGCAGCTGGCCCTGCTCGACGCCGACCGCGTGCGCGGCCTTCGCGCCGTTCGTCACCACCAGCACCAGCGAGCCGTCTTCGGCATTGCGGAACGCCACATTGTGGAGGTCCGGGCCGGTGTCGGTGGACCACACCCGCACCGCGCCGGGCAACACGAAGCAGCTGTAGTGGGCGAACGCGTAGTACTCGTCGTTGCGGCTCACCGCGCCGCTGTGCGAGTCGATCGTGACCATGCCCTTGCAGTTGTCGCAGCCGCCGTAGTGTGGGTCGTGGTTCTCGTCGAGCGCGAGGTTCCAGTACACCACGCCGCGCGCCCAGTTGCGCAGGCTGCCCAGTAGCAGGTCGCGCGCGAACCACAGCAGTTCGCCGTTCTTCGCGGATTCCCAGTCGCCGCCCGAGCACTCGGTGACGTAGGCGTCCTTGCGCGGCCAGGCGCGATGCACACGGCTCTGCGCGGCCGGGTCGCCCACATAGCAATGCCAGGCGATGCCGTCGAGATAGCTCCGGGCGTCGGCGTCGCCCAGCACGGCCAGGGGCTGCGCCGGGTCGTCCCAGTTGTGGTCCCAGCCGAGGATCAGCGGCCGCGTGCTGCGGTTCGCCAGGGCCGGGCCGAGGTATTGCCCGATGATCCGCGCGCGCGCGTCGGCGGGCAGCGCCATGCCCGGATAAGTCAGCGGCTGGAAGGCCGGTTCGTTCTGCACGGTCAGCGCCCAGATCGCGATGCCCTGGCCACGCATGGCGTCGACGTACTTGACCAGGTACTGCGCGTAGACCGACTCGTACTGCGCCAGCAGCGTGCCGCCGATCAGGCTGCCGTTGTTCTTCATCCATGCCGGCGCGCTCCACGGCGTGGCGATCAGGCGCAGCTCGGGATTGACCGCCAGCACCTCGCGCAGGGTCGGTATCAGGTACTCGAGATTGGCCGCGAGGTTGAAATGCGCCAGTCCGGCATCGACCTGGCCGGCAGGGAGGTCGTCCAGCGTGTACGGCTGGAGCGAGAAATCCGAAGCGCCGATGGTCACCCGCAGCAGGTTCAGGTTGAGGCCCGGCGGTGGGCCGAACATCTCGCGCAGGAACGCCATGCGCTGCCAGCTGTTGAGCCGGTTGCGGATCAGCCACGCGGAGGAATCGGTCATCGCCGCGCCGAAACCCACGATGCTCTGGAAGGTCCGGCTGGTGTCGATGACGATGTCGGCTGCCCCGGTCGCCGGCGACACGCTGATCGGGATGTCCGGTTGCCGCGCCAGGCGCAGCCGGCGATCCTGCGTACTCAGCCACAGCTCCACCGCCGGCCCGGTGGGCATCGCCAGCGGCAGCTGCAGCACCGGCGCGGCCGGCAGGCGCAAGGGCACGCGCAGCGCGGCCAGCGCGCACACGCTGAGCAGGGTCACCATCGCAATCGCGATCCGGCCGGATGTGCCCTGCCCTTCCTTCATGCGCGGCGCTCACCGCCGCGGGGCGCCGGCAGCCGGGTCGCGCTCATCGCACCCCCACGCTCGCGCAGGACAGGTCGTGGCAACCGGCCGGCGCCGCGATCCGCCCGGCGGCCTGCGTGCCGGCCGCACGAACGACTGTCGCCAGTGCGGCCGGCAGCCAGCAAAGGTTTCGGATACGAGTCACGGGAAACCTCGTCGCGTTGATGCACCCACCCTGCAGGAGAATGGCGCCGGGCCGCGGCGAGTGGCCGCCCGACGCCCCGGCACCTACAGCTTGTAGCTCGCACCCAGCATCACGGTGCGACCCCAGGTGTCGTAGTACTGCGGCATGGTCAACTGCTCGCCGTCGGCCAGACCGGAGACCTGCACCTTCGCGTCAGGCGAGTTGGTGAGGTTGCTGACCTGGAACAGCAGGGCCAGCCCCTTCCATTTCCCGGCGTCGAACGCGTAGCTCAGCTGCAGGTCGGTCTGCTTGTTGGGGATGATCCTCGTATAGGAGATCTGGTTGAAATTCGGCAGGATCTCGCCGGTGAACGAGGAGCGGTAGCGCTCGGCGATGCGTACCGACCAGCCGTACTTTTCGTAGAACAGCGTGAGGTTGGCCACCTTGCGCGACAGGCCGGGCAGGGTGGTCGGCGGGGATCCGGCGCCGCCCGGGATGGCGCCAATGACCTTCTGCGACACGGTGCTGTTGGTCAGCGAGAAGTTGGCCTGCACGCCGAAGCCGTCCAGCGCCGGCGTCAGCAGTCCGCCTTCCAGCGAGCCGGACAACTCCAGACCCTGCATCTTGCCGCCGCTGCCGTTCATCGGCGTGGTATAGGAGCCGATGTTGCTGGTAGGCGTCAGCGTGGGGTCGTTGTTGATGTAGCCCGTGAAGTCGTGGTTCAACTCGGTCTGCGTGTAGATGTAGTTGAGCAGGTTCTTGTTGAACACGGCCGCCGCGAAGTAGCTGGATTTGCCGAAGTAGAACTCGTAGGACAGGTCGGTGCCCACGGCCACGTAGGGCTTGAGCTTCGGGTTGCCGCCGCTGCCCGACCACAGTACCTGGCCGGCGGCAGGGCCTTGCGTCATCTTGGCCACGCCGGCGTAGCTGGACACCTTCTCGTCGTCGATGCGTCCGCGCGCCAGCGTCTTGGCGAAGCCGAAGCGGATGTCCTGGCGGTCGGTGAGGTGGAACACCAGGTTCAGGCTGGGCAGCCAGTTGGTGTAGCTGGTGCCGCCGTTGAGCTTGCCGATGGCATTGCCGTTGTTGTCGGTCTGCAGCGCCTGCGAGCTCTGGTTGGTGTGCACCACCTGCACGCCGACGTTGCCGGTCACCGGCACATTGCCGACGCTGGTATCGATGTTGAGCTTCACGTAGCCGACCGGCACGCGCTCGGTGATCGAATAGTTGCGGCTCCAGTCGCCGGTGCCGTTTGCCTCGGTGAGGTAGAACTGGTTTTGCAGCGCGTCCGCCACGTTGTAGTACAGGATGCCGGGAATGCCGCCGTAACCCAGCCGCGTGGGCTGGCCCACGAAGCCGGTGATCGGCGCGAAGAAGTTCTGGTCATACGGCGGGGTCGAGGTGCTGGAGGAGCCGTTGCCGTTCAACCAGGCGTAAAACACATCGGCGGTCTTGCGCTTGACGCGTTCGGAGTAGTTCGCGCCCAGCATGAAGTCGCTGAAGATCCAGCCCAGCGGATGACTGACCTCGAAGCGCACCGCGCGGATGGTATCGGTCTGCGCGTCGAACTCCTGGCGACCGTTGCGGCCGTAGCCTCCCGGATCGGTGAACCCGACCGTGCTCGGGTCGGCGAGATTCACGCTGGGGGAGAGGCTCGGGTAGTCGAAGCCGGTGGGGGTATTGAAGTTGACCGAAGCCGTGGTGCCCGGTGGCAGGCCCATGTAGAGCTGGATGTCACGCAGCTTGTTGCGGGCGCTGGAGTAGGACAGGTCGGTGGTTGCGGTCCAGCCGTTGTCGAAGAAGAACTGGGTGTTCCAACCCATGGAGAACAGCTTGTCGTGCTCGTGGTTGTATTTGTTCTGCAGGATCGGCTTGATGCCGCTGATCGTGCCCGAGGTGACGATGGGATAGGGCTGTGCGGGGGTAATGCCCACGCCGCTGTACGCCACGTTGTCCCACGGGTTGTTCGACCACTGCGCGTCGTTGGTGTACTTCTTGTTGTCGAACGTGGAGTAGTACATGTCCAGCGTGGAGTGGGTGTGCTCGTCGGGCGCCCACTCCAGCACCGCCATCAGGCCGTTGCGCCTCTGCGTTTGCGACTCCGCGTCCAGTTCCATGCCTTGCTGGTTGATCACGTTGTCGGGCAGGCCCGGCGTGGTCGGCGCGCCCCAGTTCTGGTTCATGCCGGCGCTGCCGTTGTCCGCGCCCCACCACCAGTAGTTGTACTGCTTGTCCTGGATCGGCGAATCGAGCTGGGC encodes the following:
- a CDS encoding alkaline phosphatase family protein; the encoded protein is MVSSSKRWRHLLAAAGLLAGLVALMPGAQATTTTPRPKVIVISLDAFGAESLKEPELPAPTLRALMQQGVHAVSMQPINPTITWPNHTSMVTGVDASRHHVLVNGLIVNQREATPPRIDMDAPKSQLVAVPTVYDAAHAAGLVTAEVDWVAIMHAPSIAWRFPEHPDPDGAVEQELVREGVVTRDELVHFGRPSQAWRDRIYTRAAVDIIRKHHPDLLLLHLLALDSIEHATGYGNDAGRNTIAFLDDRVKEVVDAVRAEGELANTTFIIVSDHGQQSVHHLLNPNVPLREAGLQGATARQPAFALPEGGFALVFQKNATDASRQELKKLFAGKPGIRAALTPDEAAKLGWPIPAQSNQAPDLLLYAADDYEFPDKDTPRYETPTVEIGAHGYPNTAPLMQAIFIAAGAGIRPAGEIPAFPDVDVAPTIAHLLHIKFGDDVQGKPLTKILAPGE
- a CDS encoding glycoside hydrolase family 30 protein; its protein translation is MKEGQGTSGRIAIAMVTLLSVCALAALRVPLRLPAAPVLQLPLAMPTGPAVELWLSTQDRRLRLARQPDIPISVSPATGAADIVIDTSRTFQSIVGFGAAMTDSSAWLIRNRLNSWQRMAFLREMFGPPPGLNLNLLRVTIGASDFSLQPYTLDDLPAGQVDAGLAHFNLAANLEYLIPTLREVLAVNPELRLIATPWSAPAWMKNNGSLIGGTLLAQYESVYAQYLVKYVDAMRGQGIAIWALTVQNEPAFQPLTYPGMALPADARARIIGQYLGPALANRSTRPLILGWDHNWDDPAQPLAVLGDADARSYLDGIAWHCYVGDPAAQSRVHRAWPRKDAYVTECSGGDWESAKNGELLWFARDLLLGSLRNWARGVVYWNLALDENHDPHYGGCDNCKGMVTIDSHSGAVSRNDEYYAFAHYSCFVLPGAVRVWSTDTGPDLHNVAFRNAEDGSLVLVVTNGAKAAHAVGVEQGQLHFRYTMPPESVATFTWNPDYATETWEQRARRLLEHALHPAGPDAARDGEP
- the kch gene encoding voltage-gated potassium channel protein; the protein is MWLRTTRQRWRALWHRVQQLLHTSYWFPHVPLALLLGLGALALLRLDLGADWQHYLARLAGGQFDLRPSVLPPLLIGLGLLTMAIGLLLRSRLAWTMALLLAFTALVNLLAGAHHAHVLLVYFVLLLVALLTAWRHFSRSSVAASTLFALTSVAMLVMYATFGSYYLGADFRPAITDLTTALYYAMVTMSTVGYGDIVPVTPEAKLFAVSVIVLGVAVFATSLTAVIAPMVSRSLQRIVNRKGSDMKRENHFVVIGNTSLAINTWRELARRGRPVTRLLREAPADGELVGVDVAVGDPSNLDVLRQAGAHKAEAVLAMLADDSENAFVVLAVKELAGNARTVAAVNDASHLSRVKLVQPDVVIAPQVLGGELMAMLLSGEEVTGDFVLQRVFQQAPVAPPKG
- a CDS encoding TonB-dependent receptor, which codes for MNRRQNRAWVGNGVALRRRRLVVACAAAWLFVAPGVAALAKDASGQTSSDQTRPNPAAQKNAKPESNTEKQKKVEASNLNAVIVTGIAGSIENSLRTKKNSNEIVEAISAEDIGKLPDASIAESLSRLPGLATQRLDGRANMISIRGFSPDFSGTLLNGREQATVGENRGVDFDQYPSELISGAVVYKTPDATLVGQGLSGTMDLHTIRPLDQPGRVITANLRGEYTTNGDLNPGADVGTLGHRASISYVDQFLDHTLGLAVGFAQLDSPIQDKQYNYWWWGADNGSAGMNQNWGAPTTPGLPDNVINQQGMELDAESQTQRRNGLMAVLEWAPDEHTHSTLDMYYSTFDNKKYTNDAQWSNNPWDNVAYSGVGITPAQPYPIVTSGTISGIKPILQNKYNHEHDKLFSMGWNTQFFFDNGWTATTDLSYSSARNKLRDIQLYMGLPPGTTASVNFNTPTGFDYPSLSPSVNLADPSTVGFTDPGGYGRNGRQEFDAQTDTIRAVRFEVSHPLGWIFSDFMLGANYSERVKRKTADVFYAWLNGNGSSSTSTPPYDQNFFAPITGFVGQPTRLGYGGIPGILYYNVADALQNQFYLTEANGTGDWSRNYSITERVPVGYVKLNIDTSVGNVPVTGNVGVQVVHTNQSSQALQTDNNGNAIGKLNGGTSYTNWLPSLNLVFHLTDRQDIRFGFAKTLARGRIDDEKVSSYAGVAKMTQGPAAGQVLWSGSGGNPKLKPYVAVGTDLSYEFYFGKSSYFAAAVFNKNLLNYIYTQTELNHDFTGYINNDPTLTPTSNIGSYTTPMNGSGGKMQGLELSGSLEGGLLTPALDGFGVQANFSLTNSTVSQKVIGAIPGGAGSPPTTLPGLSRKVANLTLFYEKYGWSVRIAERYRSSFTGEILPNFNQISYTRIIPNKQTDLQLSYAFDAGKWKGLALLFQVSNLTNSPDAKVQVSGLADGEQLTMPQYYDTWGRTVMLGASYKL
- the rpiA gene encoding ribose-5-phosphate isomerase RpiA translates to MNQVNEKKLAGEAALRYVEDGAIVGVGTGSTVAYFIDALATMKDRIKGVVSSSEQSTAQLKKHGIEVFDLNATGPLDLYIDGADECDPFKRLIKGGGAALTREKIVAAAARKFVCIIDSSKRVDVLGKFPLPIEVIPMARSLVSREIVKLGGQPVWRDGVTTDNGNWIIDVHGWQIADPVALEQQLNQLAGVVTVGLFAQRPADVVLVGDKVM